From the genome of Nicotiana sylvestris chromosome 2, ASM39365v2, whole genome shotgun sequence, one region includes:
- the LOC138885106 gene encoding uncharacterized protein produces MQRYFDKLQVNLHCFKEWNLQHVPREQNSEADALANLGSPIEEDEISLRTVVQLSRSVIEEGYAEINSTSLTWDWRNKYIEYLKNGKLPLDPKESRALRTKAARFTLAEDGTLYRRTFNGPLIVCLGPGDTDYVLREVHVGTCGNHSGTESLIHKIVIAGDYWDSMEKDAKEFV; encoded by the coding sequence atGCAAAGGTATTTTGACAAGCTGCAGGTAAATTTGCACTGTTTCAAGGAATGGAATTTAcaacatgtacctcgagaacaaaatagtgaggccgatgcacttgcaaatttggggtcaCCGATCGAGGAAGACGAGATCAGCTTGAGGACTGTCGTTCAACTCTCGAGATCCGTGATCGAGGaaggttatgccgagataaactctacaagcctaacttgggattggaggaataaatatattgaataCTTGAAGAACGGAAAGCTCCCATTGGACCCTAAAGAgtcgagggccctgcgaaccaaagctGCTCGATTCACATTGGctgaagatggaacattatacagaCGGACATTCAATGGACCATTGATAGTATGTTTAGGACCAGGagacaccgattatgttttacGAGAGGTCCATGtaggcacttgtgggaaccactcCGGCACCGAATCATTGATTCACAAAATCGTTATAGCAGGAGactactgggatagcatggaaaaagacgcTAAGGAGTTTGTTTGA